One Torulaspora globosa chromosome 5, complete sequence DNA window includes the following coding sequences:
- the DRS1 gene encoding putative ATP-dependent RNA helicase (ancestral locus Anc_5.208) yields MSKIDFLSADFVPTISDSEDDIPNLDDPEDQIKPVTAGKAAGDVKDNGRSQKSKKNKSQRKMPNGGDEDKEGDKEDLNPDFHFNVAVDDEVTKFDGWEFLGDDKDGNSTKKDVDLDGIIRRKGGLINAAHIGGESEEEEEEEEEDDDDSEKSQSADEDDDDELALDGFGMGRKLEEDGSSAEEQEESVDSDEEEAEQGADASSSHQDFDREEGEEEEEEEDSPEEKAKFYAPESESAEATKQVHADFNSLSLSRPVLKGLSDLGYVKPSPIQSATIPIALLGKDIIAGAVTGSGKTAAFMIPIIERLLYKPAKIASTRVIVLTPTRELAIQISDVGRNLGKYVNGLTFGLAVGGLNLRQQEQSLKSRPDIVIATPGRFIDHIRNSASFNVDSVEILVLDEADRMLEEGFHDELSEIMSLLPSQRQTLLFSATMNSRIKQLVSLSLKRPVRVMIDPPKQAASKLLQEFVRIRKREHLKPSVLFHLIKKLDGTGQKRMVVFVARKEVAHRLRIILGLLGIAVAELHGSLSQEQRLQSVNQFKSLEVPILVCTDLASRGLDIPKIEVVINYDMPKNYEIYLHRVGRTARAGREGRSVSLVGESSQDRSVVRSAIKSVEENKEGQSSVVGRNIDWKQVEEINKLVSSMDSTIDEILEEEKGEKEILRAEMELRKGENLLKHKAEIESRPKRTWFQSEAEKKNAKMVGALAKNKKTINSKKRKRQEAIEDAPRAYKKTQKNRKDDQERAFKKQNKKTGGKNNKKAKK; encoded by the coding sequence ATGAGTAAAATAGACTTCCTGTCTGCAGATTTTGTGCCTACGATTAGTGACAGTGAAGATGACATACCAAACCTCGATGATCCTGAGGATCAGATAAAGCCTGTCACTGCTGGAAAGGCAGCCGGGGACGTGAAAGATAATGGTAGGAGCCagaaatcgaagaaaaacaagTCTCAGAGAAAGATGCCTAACGGCGGCGATGAGGATAAAGAGGGCGATAAGGAGGACTTGAATCCAGATTTTCACTTCAATGTGGCAGTCGACGATGAGGTGACCAAGTTTGACGGGTGGGAATTCCTCGGGGACGATAAAGATGGAAATTCgaccaagaaagatgttgaTTTGGATGGCATTATTAGAAGGAAGGGTGGTTTGATAAATGCGGCTCACATTGGCGGTGAGagtgaggaagaagaagaggaagaggaagaagacgatgacgacagCGAAAAATCGCAAAGTGCTGATGAggacgacgatgacgagcTGGCGTTAGATGGCTTTGGTATGGGCAGGAaactcgaagaagatggatCGTcagcagaagagcaagaagaatcagTCGACAgtgatgaggaggaagcagagCAGGGCGCCGACGCCTCAAGCTCCCACCAGGACTTTGATAGGGAGGAGggggaagaagaggaggaggaggaggactCTCCGGAAGAGAAGGCCAAATTTTACGCACCCGAGAGTGAGAGCGCGGAAGCGACCAAACAGGTGCACGCTGATTTCAATAGTTTATCCTTATCACGTCCCGTCCTGAAAGGTCTCAGTGATTTGGGATACGTTAAACCATCTCCCATTCAGAGCGCAACCATCCCCATCGCTTTATTGGGTAAGGACATCATTGCCGGTGCTGTTACAGGTTCCGGTAAGACTGCTGCATTTATGATTCCCATCATAGAACGTCTGCTATACAAGCCGGCTAAAATTGCGTCGACGAGAGTCATCGTGTTAACTCCGACTCGTGAATTGGCAATTCAAATTTCCGATGTTGGGAGAAATCTTGGAAAATATGTAAATGGCTTGACGTTTGGTCTAGCAGTTGGTGGTCTTAACTTAAGGCAGCAAGAGCAATCCCTAAAGTCACGGCCCGATATTGTCATAGCTACCCCAGGTAGATTTATTGATCATATCAGGAACTCGGCAAGTTTCAACGTTGATTCTGTGGAAATATTGGTTTTAGATGAAGCCGATAGAATGTTGGAAGAAGGTTTCCATGATGAATTAAGTGAGATTATGAGCCTCTTACCAAGCCAAAGGCAAACATTACTGTTCTCAGCTACGATGAATTCTAGAATCAAACAACTGGTCTCTTTGTCTTTGAAAAGACCTGTCAGGGTGATGATTGATCCTCCCAAACAAgcagcttcaaagctgctcCAGGAATTCGTTCGTATTAGGAAGAGAGAACATCTGAAGCCGTCCGTGCTATTTCACTTGATCAAAAAACTGGATGGAACGGGGCAAAAGAGAATGGTCGTTTTCGTCGCAAGGAAGGAAGTGGCGCATAGGTTGAGAATCATCCTAGGATTGCTCGGTATAGCTGTTGCAGAACTGCATGGTTCATTGTCTCAAGAACAACGTTTGCAATCTGTCAACCAGTTCAAATCTTTGGAAGTTCCCATATTAGTTTGTACCGATCTTGCATCGAGAGGTTTGGATATTCCGAAGATCGAAGTCGTTATCAACTACGATATGCCTAAGAATTATGAAATATATCTGCATAGAGTTGGTCGTACCGCAAGAGCGGGAAGAGAAGGTCGTTCTGTTTCATTGGTGGGGGAGTCTTCACAGGACAGAAGTGTTGTCAGAAGCGCTATTAAGAGTGTCGAGGAAAACAAGGAAGGTCAGTCATCTGTGGTGGGGCGGAACATTGATTGGAAGCAAGTTGAGGAGATCAATAAGTTGGTGAGTTCCATGGACAGCACAATCGATGAAATCTtagaagaagagaaaggtGAGAAGGAGATTTTAAGAGCCGAAATGGAACTACGTAAAGGTGAAAACCTTCTCAAACATAAAGCAGAAATAGAATCGAGGCCGAAAAGAACATGGTTCCAAAgtgaagcagaaaagaagaatgccAAAATGGTTGGGGCATTGGCCAAAAACAAGAAGACCATTAACAGCAAGAAACGTAAGAGGCAGGAGGCCATAGAGGATGCTCCTCGTGCTTACAAGAAAACTCAAAAAAATCGTAAAgatgaccaagaaagagc
- the SYS1 gene encoding Sys1p (ancestral locus Anc_5.207), which translates to MFLLSFRRYMRIPHELKPSQIFKQDSLSPNKIALQIILLQIFYYVTASILFYCWAKLFGYDLQIKNWLFSWEYINYDTTLGLSLCILWLLDSLICVIFLTVIVGRSKLAWDFAVTIHAINLIIVLITTGKVPSFSWFLLQLLSSLILVFLSTWTTRWKELRDTFFEGLVDPAVGSAQVDAGLRSSANDGSKAIELKDLEAQK; encoded by the coding sequence ATGTTCCTCCTGTCGTTCAGAAGGTATATGCGTATACCTCATGAGCTGAAACCCTCTCAGATTTTTAAGCAGGACTCCCTTTCGCCTAACAAGATTGCTTTGCAAATCATACTGTTACAAATTTTTTACTATGTTACTGCTTCGATACTGTTCTATTGCTGGGCTAAACTGTTTGGGTACGATTTACAGATCAAAAACTGGCTGTTTTCCTGGGAGTATATTAATTACGATACTACGCTCGGACTTTCTCTTTGCATCCTGTGGCTGTTGGATTCGCTGATATGTGTGATATTTTTGACCGTCATTGTGGGTCGCAGTAAGCTTGCGTGGGACTTTGCTGTCACGATCCACGCTATCAATCTGATAATAGTCTTAATAACCACTGGTAAAGTGCCATCCTTCTCGtggtttcttcttcagctgctATCATCTTTGATCCTGGTGTTTCTGAGTACGTGGACGACGAGATGGAAGGAGTTAAGAGATACCTTTTTCGAAGGTCTAGTGGACCCTGCCGTTGGCAGCGCACAGGTCGACGCCGGTCTTCGATCGAGCGCTAATGATGGCAGTAAAGCGATTGAGTTGAAAGACTTGGAGGCTCAGAAATGA
- the CYR1 gene encoding adenylate cyclase (ancestral locus Anc_5.206): protein MLLQGSLVDSFDQVESERKRDRQSEVAIRNNRTLFLSKRSKMTDSNVNDQVADGAPFKSQYQLRSKEKSCHAPHSRTSSPNDRGVTNPQQQQHNNNHHSAGNKSAESGRIRRGPILLRRTLSSLSMSAVNSGARESRDGSGPGEELSRSTSPGGQSGGSHVRAKRHSLRSSIGGNQDEKVAQAQSPPSPPSRKRSFAGALFKKLAGSGLQNMESASHLVPDDADSIASTQVSSDRRSSRDSGQSLHFVESVPSTLRRKVSNLVHGLGHETEGSAAGGSGAGSSAANAGMAPIKKSVTASDEYKRKDADRPNLARHRTIHLLIPSTSSPSSRRSSTASTGSSIASDTVKESAAENRNTLGNPVGKRFFQLDTNLENVSDITKLLEPLPAAPEEPPTEQNPVRKSATGQFASRSHSTAELALSKTSSRTSTKENSPRVKATQWIAPESWDVDADLERARAKKYGHGEAASSHRRKKIQQQSASRNSSVEPSTAPGNISSNGPSAPSTLQRNFAGSSLEGDGPSVDKDFSNEAYSTTDNDELESSISESSTSASDYISSHTEDYMAQEPNRSSESETRSKSSLALSIIAINGARDEDAMSKDVSLADEKHDKVEYELERYYKDFSDLDPKRHYAIRIFNTDDTFTTLSCTPNTTVREVIPALKRKFNITSQGSYQLSLKVGKLSKILRPLAKPIIIERKLLLLNGYRKTDPLHIMGIEDLSFVFKFLFHPVAPSHLTPEQEQRLMRSDFIHVDLRGMDLTTPPIIFYQHTADIESLDVSNNADIFLPLEFIESTIKLTSLRMVNIRASRFPANITEASKLVSLELQRNFIRKIPNSILKLSNLTILNLQCNELDRLPKGFGHLKNLQLLDLSSNRFVHYPEILNQCTNLLQINLSYNKISSLPRSVNQLIKLAKMNLSHNKLTEINDLSGMKNLRTLNLQHNRIGSIKTCASNLQNLFLTDNRISNFNDILPKLRALEIQENPMTSISYKDFYPMSMTSLSLNKAKLASVPGELFVKLSRLEKLDLSQNNLTQLPEEISLLNRLVYLSVARNKLESLPSGFPKLTSLKTLDLHSNNMRDLVDGIQDLELTSLNISSNMLGNSILSTPFYQKITCESKLTKTLMFLLAADNQFDDQTWPFFNYFENLKLLNLSYNNFQDIFNLKLENLLDLYFSGNKISTLSGDVVPKWKSLKTLMLNGNHLLSLPAELSQLSHLSVFDVGCNQLKYNISNYHYDWNWRNNKELKYLNLSGNKRFEIKSFVDREINADLSDLTVLPNLKVLGLMDVTLNTSKVPDESFNFRMRTTGSMLNGMRYGVADTLGQRDFVSSRDVTFERFNGKDDESLICLHDGKNQDATYGHNISKLVRDVYDKILIRQLEKYGDSDEGVKKALRFSFLQLNKEINVMLGSVDSGANVANLTSADLLSGACSTAVYIKGNKVFTANIGDCMAILSKNNGDYQKLTKLHVPCKRTEYERIRISGGYVNDDKLDGVVGVSRAVGFFDLLPHIHASPDISLVTLNKADEMLIICTNKLWDYMDYEMACDIARENSADPMLAAAAMKDHAIAYGCSDNLTILCLALDKSADQQNHFSLNKNSFIRRSTFEDTTLRRLQPEIVPPTGNLAIVFTDIKNSTFLWELFPNAMRTAIKTHNDIMRRLLRIYGGYEVKTEGDAFMVAFPTPISSLVWCLSVQLKLLDAQWPEEITSIQDGCLITDKNGNKIYQGLSVRMGVHWGCPVPELDLVTQRMDYLGPMVNKAARVEGVADGGQITLSSDFCMELNKIIKLHERVVKHKEPLKDVYGDKFVGVVFEKEIAMLDSIGFVLYEHGEQKLKGLETKELITICYPRSVASRHKFISEDEQTKLLNEKAMVRLRAVSRKLESIVSAVCGGLTEVGQRAGSERISVIDENAQNLIKLGAGASDADVLAFFEHLLTRIESYIAILKLKQTVSHSLDCYKFYDNKSEPMTVFELLDGILGKLQS, encoded by the coding sequence ATGCTGTTACAGGGATCCCTAGTCGACTCATTCGATCAGGTAGAAAgtgaaagaaagagagatAGACAGAGCGAGGTGGCCATTCGAAACAATCGTACTCTCTTTTTGtcaaaaagatcaaaaatGACTGACTCTAATGTTAATGATCAGGTTGCCGATGGTGCCCCCTTCAAGAGTCAATATCAGTTAAGGagcaaagagaaaagctgTCATGCTCCCCACAGTCGGACTTCTTCCCCTAACGACAGGGGTGTGACTAATcctcagcagcaacagcatAATAATAATCACCACAGCGCCGGTAATAAGAGTGCGGAATCTGGCCGGATACGAAGAGGACCGATTTTGTTGCGGAGAACTTTGAGTAGTCTTTCGATGAGTGCTGTTAATAGTGGGGCCCGGGAGTCTCGCGACGGTTCGGGTCCCGGAGAAGAGTTGTCTCGCTCTACCTCGCCGGGCGGTCAGTCTGGCGGATCTCATGTGCGCGCGAAGCGTCATTCGCTAAGAAGCTCTATCGGCGGCAATCAGGACGAAAAAGTGGCACAGGCGCAGTCGCCGCCATCGCCGCcgtcgaggaagagatcgtTTGCAGGAgcgctgttcaagaaactCGCCGGTTCGGGTTTGCAGAATATGGAGAGCGCTTCGCATTTGGTCCCGGATGATGCGGACTCCATAGCATCTACACAGGTCAGCTCGGATAGAAGGTCGTCGCGGGACTCGGGACAGTCGCTGCACTTTGTTGAAAGCGTACCTTCGACGTTGCGCCGCAAGGTGAGTAACTTGGTTCATGGGTTGGGTCACGAGACCGAAGGTTCTGCGGCAGGCGGCAGTGGTGCTGGcagctcggcggctaacGCGGGCATGGCTCCGATCAAGAAATCCGTGACGGCTTCGGATGAGTACAAGAGGAAAGACGCAGACAGGCCCAATCTGGCCCGACATAGGACTATCCACCTATTGATTCCATCGACTTCGTCGCCAAGCAGCCGTAGAAGCTCGACAGCAAGTACGGGTTCTTCCATTGCGTCTGATACTGTGAAGGAGAGCGCCGCGGAGAATAGGAACACTTTGGGGAATCCGGTCGGCAAGCGGTTTTTCCAGTTGGATACGAACTTGGAGAACGTTTCTGATATTACAAAGTTATTGGAGCCGCTGCCAGCGGCTCCCGAGGAGCCGCCGACGGAACAGAACCCGGTGAGGAAAAGTGCCACTGGACAATTTGCATCGCGATCTCATTCCACCGCAGAGCTAGCGCTCTCAAAGACGTCATCCAGGACAAGTACCAAGGAAAACTCGCCCAGAGTGAAGGCGACGCAATGGATCGCCCCCGAGAGCTGGGATGTTGACGCGGACTTGGaaagagcaagagcaaagaaGTATGGTCACGGAGAAGCAGCTTCGAGCCACAGACGAAAGAAGATTCAACAGCAGTCTGCCTCGAGGAATTCTTCTGTAGAACCTTCAACCGCACCGGGAAACATCTCGAGCAATGGGCCCAGCGCGCCCAGCACGTTGCAACGGAATTTTGCTGGCAGTTCGCTGGAGGGCGATGGGCCAAGCGTAGATAAGGACTTTTCCAATGAGGCATATTCCACTACCGACAACGATGAATTGGAGTCGTCCATCTCCGAGTCATCGACTTCGGCATCTGACTATATCTCCTCACACACGGAAGATTATATGGCTCAGGAGCCTAATCGAAGTAGCGAATCAGagacaagatcaaaatcAAGTTTAGCATTGAGCATCATTGCCATCAATGGCGCGAGAGATGAAGACGCTATGAGCAAAGATGTCTCTTTGGCCGATGAGAAACATGATAAAGTGGAGTATGAGCTGGAGCGTTACTATAAGGATTTCAGTGATTTGGATCCCAAACGTCATTATGCCATTCGTATTTTTAACACCGATGACACCTTCACCACATTATCGTGCACGCCGAATACGACGGTTAGAGAAGTTATTCCAGCATTGAAAAGGAAGTTCAACATTACATCACAGGGCAGTTATCAGTTATCATTGAAAGTTGGTAAGCTTTCCAAAATTTTAAGACCTCTCGCTAAACCAATCATTATAGAACGTAAATTACTGCTTTTGAATGGTTATAGAAAGACGGATCCGTTGCATATCATGGGTATCGAAGACTTAAGTTTTGTGTTCAAGTTCCTCTTTCATCCTGTGGCTCCATCACATTTAACCCCGGAGCAAGAACAAAGACTGATGAGAAGTGATTTCATTCATGTGGACTTGAGAGGGATGGATCTCACCACTCCACCAATTATCTTTTATCAGCACACTGCCGACATCGAATCTCTGGACGTATCCAATAACGCCGATATCTTTCTACCATTGGAATTCATAGAATCTACTATAAAACTAACAAGTTTGAGAATGGTCAACATCAGGGCGTCAAGATTTCCAGCTAACATTACTGAAGCTAGTAAATTGGTTTCCCTTGAATTACAAAGAAACTTTATCAGAAAGATCCCCAATTCGATACTCAAATTATCCAATCTAACGATCCTTAACTTGCAATGTAATGAATTGGATCGATTACCGAAGGGTTTCGGTCATTTAAAGAATTTACAGCTGTTGGATCTTTCGTCTAACAGATTTGTGCACTACCCAGAAATTCTCAATCAGTGTACCAATTTACTTCAGATCAATTTGTCATACAATAAGATAAGTTCTTTACCGAGAAGTGTCAATCAATTAATTAAACTGGCCAAGATGAACCTGTCTCACAACAAATTGACAGAGATTAACGACTTATCTGGtatgaaaaatttgagGACTTTGAACTTGCAGCATAACAGAATTGGTTCGATTAAAACTTGTGCGTCAAACCTACAGAACCTATTTCTGACAGATAACAGAATTTCCAATTTCAATGATATACTACCGAAGCTGAGGGCGCTGGAGATTCAGGAAAATCCAATGACTTCGATATCGTACAAAGATTTCTATCCAATGAGTATGACCAGTTTGTCTTTGAACAAGGCAAAGCTTGCAAGCGTTCCAGGTGAGCTGTTCGTTAAGCTATCCAGACTCGAAAAACTGGACCTGAGCCAGAACAACCTGACCCAATTGCCGGAAGAAATATCCCTACTGAACAGACTAGTGTATTTATCTGTTGCTAGGAATAAACTAGAGAGTTTGCCGTCAGGATTTCCTAAGTTGACAAGCTTGAAAACGCTTGATTTGCATTCTAACAATATGAGAGACCTGGTTGATGGTATTCAAGATTTGGAATTGACGAGTTTGAACATATCCTCTAATATGTTAGGGAACTCCATACTCAGCACTCCTTTTTATCAAAAAATCACATGTGAGTCTAAGTTAACCAAGACACTAATGTTCCTCCTTGCTGCTGACAACCAGTTTGATGACCAAACCTGGCCCTTCTTCAATTACTTCGAAAATCTAAAGCTATTGAATTTATCTTACAATAATTTCCAAGATATTTTCAATTTGaaactggaaaatttgCTGGATCTTTACTTCTCGGGCAATAAGATTTCCACTTTGTCGGGTGATGTAGTGCCTAAGTGGAAGTCcttgaaaactttgatGCTAAATGGAAACCatctgctttctttgcCTGCGGAACTATCTCAGCTATCGCATTTGAGCGTGTTTGACGTCGGGTGTAACCAGCTCAAGTACAACATCTCAAACTATCATTATGACTGGAACTGGCGGAAcaacaaagagctgaaaTACTTGAATCTGTCAGGTAACAAAAGGTTTGAGATTAAATCGTTTGTTGATCGAGAGATTAATGCCGATCTTTCGGACTTAACTGTACTTCCAAACTTGAAGGTTCTCGGACTGATGGATGTGACCTTAAACACAAGCAAGGTTCCTGACGAGAGTTTCAACTTTCGTATGAGAACTACAGGATCAATGTTAAACGGTATGAGATACGGTGTGGCAGATACCTTGGGTCAGCGGGATTTTGTATCATCGAGGGATGTCACTTTCGAAAGATTTAACGGGAAGGATGATGAAAGCCTGATATGTTTACATGATGGGAAAAACCAGGATGCCACATATGGTCATAACATCTCGAAACTAGTTAGAGATGTTTATGACAAAATATTGATACGACAACTGGAGAAGTATGGCGACAGTGATGAAGGTGTTAAGAAGGCACTGCGTTTCAGTTTCCTGCAATTGAATAAGGAAATTAACGTCATGTTAGGTTCAGTGGACAGCGGAGCAAACGTTGCAAACCTTACATCAGCAGATTTACTCAGTGGTGCTTGCTCCACAGCGGTATATATCAAAGGGAACAAGGTTTTCACAGCTAACATTGGTGATTGTATGGCGATATTATCAAAAAACAATGGTGATTACCAGAAGCTGACAAAACTTCATGTACCTTGTAAGCGAACGGAGTACGAAAGAATACGAATTTCTGGTGGTTATGTCAATGATGATAAACTTGATGGTGTGGTAGGTGTCTCTAGAGCAGTTGGCTTTTTTGATTTGCTACCCCATATTCATGCCTCGCCAGATATTTCTTTGGTGACTCTGAATAAAGCCGACGAAATGCTAATTATTTGTACCAATAAGCTTTGGGACTATATGGATTACGAAATGGCTTGTGACATTGCTCGTGAGAATAGCGCGGATCCCATGCTTGCGGCAGCCGCCATGAAAGATCACGCTATTGCTTACGGATGTTCAGACAATTTGACAATCTTATGTTTAGCACTTGATAAGAGTGCTGATCAACAGAATCATTTCAGTTTGAACAAAAACTCTTTCATAAGAAGAAGTACTTTTGAGGACACTACACTAAGGCGGTTGCAGCCTGAAATTGTACCGCCTACGGGAAATCTGGCCATTGTTTTCACCGATATAAAGAATTCAACCTTCCTGTGGGAATTGTTCCCAAACGCTATGAGGACAGCAATAAAAACACATAATGATATCATGCGTCGTCTTTTAAGAATTTATGGAGGGTACGAAGTCAAAACAGAAGGTGATGCCTTTATGGTGGCATTCCCTACCCCAATCAGTTCACTTGTATGGTGCCTGAGCGTTCAGTTAAAACTGCTAGATGCTCAGTGGCCTGAAGAAATAACATCCATACAAGATGGGTGCTTAATCACTGATAAGAATGGAAATAAAATATACCAAGGGCTGTCCGTTCGTATGGGAGTGCATTGGGGTTGTCCCGTACCGGAACTCGATCTTGTTACTCAGAGAATGGATTACCTAGGACCTATGGTTAACAAGGCTGCAAGAGTGGAGGGAGTTGCTGATGGAGGTCAGATAACTCTGAGTAGCGATTTCTGCATGGAACTTAATAAAATTATAAAACTTCATGAGAGAGTTGTCAAACATAAAGAACCACTGAAAGATGTTTACGGTGACAAGTTTGTTGGCGTTGTGTTCGAGAAGGAGATAGCTATGCTTGACAGCATCGGCTTTGTTTTATACGAGCACGGAGAGCAGAAACTCAAAGGCCTGGAGACAAAAGAATTGATAACCATATGCTACCCCAGGAGCGTAGCATCTCGGCACAAGTTTATTTCAGAAGATGAACAGACGAAGCTTTTGAATGAGAAAGCTATGGTCAGACTGCGCGCAGTATCAAGAAAACTGGAATCGATCGTATCTGCCGTATGCGGGGGATTAACTGAAGTCGGACAACGGGCTGGCTCGGAAAGGATATCTGTAATCGACGAGAATGCTCAAAACTTGATTAAGCTCGGCGCTGGCGCGTCAGACGCGGACGTGCTGGCGTTCTTTGAGCACCTACTGACCAGAATTGAGTCTTACATCGCTATTCTCAAGCTAAAGCAAACAGTCTCGCATAGTCTGGATTGTTACAAATTTTACGACAACAAGTCAGAGCCAATGACCGTGTTCGAGCTATTGGATGGAATATTGGGAAAGCTGCAGAGCTGA
- the COX17 gene encoding copper metallochaperone COX17 (ancestral locus Anc_5.205) → MSNHLSSVRNDVKGTFFSRRASFPTRAGNSSYGMLSYLSAFQQLELGPAGLSGVQVQRSLNTPDSNASKWTQVMSETERNTQKQTDKPKPCCVCLPEKDERDQCILFNGQDSDKCKVFVEAYKKCMKSYGFDI, encoded by the coding sequence ATGTCCAATCATCTGAGTTCCGTTAGAAACGATGTTAAAGGCACATTttttagccgccgagcttCTTTCCCCACGAGGGCGGGTAATAGTTCGTATGGGATGCTTTCGTATTTATCAGCATTCCAACAGCTTGAGTTGGGGCCGGCTGGTTTAAGTGGAGTACAGGTGCAGCGATCTCTCAACACACCCGACTCGAATGCTAGTAAGTGGACACAAGTAATGTCTGAGACCGAGAGGAATACTCAAAAGCAAACCGATAAACCTAAGCCTTGCTGCGTCTGCCTTCCTGAGAAGGATGAAAGAGACCAGTGCATCCTTTTCAATGGACAGGACTCTGATAAATGCAAAGTGTTTGTCGAGGCGTACAAGAAGTGCATGAAGAGTTACGGCTTCGATATTTGA